The Bactrocera dorsalis isolate Fly_Bdor unplaced genomic scaffold, ASM2337382v1 BdCtg235, whole genome shotgun sequence genome has a window encoding:
- the LOC105233667 gene encoding CCR4-NOT transcription complex subunit 1 isoform X2: MNQLKFTLAEIGILVKQLNKKNFAETSENINQYIKEIGLEADRHCLRCLFSVINFTDTISTSPNSNYNFIVEAQARLLGAQLENQLTRASFISNICFAVDHCFSQQKTLKPTPQLIAQITKLTGISKLCEVVLSIALTHSSQADLRQYSLEHLKVSFSELIESFLENKENSIAEKCNLQDVSVEILQLLLVCINEVVSKELKSKFLDLLRKQFPLERVPLILSPHLYRKRLNCCDSPALLPPEDTELIYNKQYADGGTVSQHLTEIGIEDIYDNLCKTIFTTQLNNNIMDTSWINLILEIGYEFTSSVEECKNHLRCGSRELQSQDVAKIIGLMCRRHSSLLDCNVNLGTPANFWPGQPGTGPNAQQQNVANNNDGSNVTSSGVDKTTNLNDKKDKVGGNPVGTISTETTQAWKPDVFVQALKEVVPQLNWKEVCLELDHPEFILKDRIGLDLLLTIFRLGTQSALFPHPECIYRHWQNVNGQLSLIAVMLKNPDLFTFSDYIFTAAPVEMLKTPPDTDNKEVCAWKSLHLVEVLLYIADQGFYHQVIELFKFPAQHCPDILFLSLLHINPPITALRQELFSQLIPTFLANHPNSGVILMTAWSSQNFGGILRPIIMQSMSDWYQRGTEYDQVKLSRILDVAQDLKALSTLLNERSFLFVIDLACLASRREYLKLEKWLSDKIREHGEPFIQAILKCLQRRCPQITNAKIPESQLPSKQAQLPPETVTTMLQCLQGCIGNVPPEIVDLIMQMTANCSIMANKARAAVPPLVPQLQGVMRGHRGMDMAGVPGVPPPPFSANLNAQQMFGPTMDTLSNLTTNIASLNLGGPNGAFNFGNVLASPSRLMNPAASPYPLNAMQIPPPNIGNLGRMPQAAQQPTPTPPNPINPGMADLQGPVSKEVEDEANSYFQRIYNHPPHPTLSIDEVLDILQRFKDSNIRREQEVYQCMLRNLFEEYRFFPHYPEKELQITAQLFGGIIERNLVPSCVALGLALRCVLDALRKQDSKMYNFGITALDRFKNRLHSYNKYCEYIRSIAHFNDFPPHLIQYVECGYLQQEPPPAKIQMLMAGSGQQPQPDSIYRSNSVTGNIVTTPTQQKPMVVAQSIHASRMKSIATATNIDTLLVANQEEKITIPPEPVQDKTAFIFNNLSQLNIPQKCEEIKEIMTKEYWPWLAQYLVLKRASLEFNFHSLYFNFLEALKNPEINKYVTKETLRNIKVLLRSDKGVVNFSDRSLLKNLGHWLGMMTLGRNKPILQIELDLKTLLAEAYHKGQQELLFVVPFVAKILESSGKSKVFKTPNPWTMAIMNVLGELHQEPELKLNLKFEIEVLCKTLNLDLQKLKPIVYLKDPSRSMNIEHQMAQPKPKNVEAPPQQQQQQQQPSQGQTPGPGQMGPNDSDAQALLMGGGGSGGVSGANITGGVVPSPSISNESAGQVIMQAPEPRFSFVDINIANFHLIAQHVVLSPNITFLHANPGLKHIVLNAIERTITEWLQPVVDRSVRIAVTTTEQIVRKDFGLDPDENRMRTAAHQMVRYLSAGMAMITCKDSLSQTLTNNIRKAFLSALTGGPSYQDIEAAAIQLSNDNVELACAFIQKTAAEKSTPEVDRRMSTDFDTRKMTRDEGGRFYDTQTLAYQTERMPEQVRLKVGGIPHTQFAVYAEFARNIPGFQQMTERDIALFLPKPQELPPATFGNDEMGLLYAELAAKMDAFLNSTMNISTLQLQASKIHALLNALMVTRRIRDNESALNLLTRVVEGLIEGLVNIPEHIEQMKLYRDIHLRILNMLQNTFGAGVTERAITKCIFDVREEVRYNVEAIKWLITSHFINVPQFDLLLREAMDNGNNYMAVTFAMTLMERLLDGRTSATLETEMTGTFEMLGRLPQNRHRYPDATTHQIDMMDAGPFGGTDHYLAGSRQYMTSGMQHVRSNDCDDPPGLQEKTEFLLKDWVSIYNQSNNLSREAKIFTSFVQKMNMYGILKTDDLITRFFRQATQICIDLVYRILNDPSNSPLQARTKIFHWIDAFVHLIALLVRHSGESGNTTTKMNLLNKVLGIVLGILRQDQELHGTAFQQLGYHRFFVMLFLELSSPDAVLESLMHSIITAFSHTYHLLNPEHAPGFGYAWLELISHRIFIGRILAQIPQQKGWPLYSQLLLDLFRYLAPFLRNAELAKPVQTLYKGTLRVLLVLLHDFPEFLCDYHFGFCDAIPPNCIQMRNIILAAFPRNMRLPDPFTPNLKVDMLAETATAPKICSNYVFNIQPANFKKDLDSYLKARAPVTFLSELRSHLQISNEPGSRYNIPLMNALVLYVGTQAISHIRSKNFVPNTSNIAHSAHMDIFQNLAVDLDTEGRYLFLNAIANQLRYPNSHTHYFSCAVLHLFAEANSEAIQEQITRVLLERLIVNRPHPWGLLITFIELIKNPIYKFWDHDFVHCAPEISRLFESVARSCMVKSNHQPQINNMDGDIQEIN, from the exons ATGAACCAACTGAAATTCACACTAGCGGAGATTGGTATTTTGGTCAAACAActgaacaagaaaaattttgcTGAAACCAGCGAGAACATAAATCAG TATATAAAAGAGATCGGTTTGGAAGCGGACCGCCATTGTTTGCGCTGCCTATTCTCGGTGATCAATTTTACTGACACGATATCAACAAGTCCGAATTcgaattacaattttattgtaGAAGCACAAGCTAGATTACTGGGCGCCCAATTGGAAAATCAACTGACTAGAGCGTCCTTCATATCGAATATTTGCTTTGCTGTCGACCATTGCTTTTCTCAACAAAAG ACTCTTAAACCGACACCACAACTTATAGCGCAAATAACTAAGTTAACAGGAATTAGTAAACTTTGTGAAGTTGTATTGTCAATAGCATTAACTCATTCGTCACAAGCAGATTTACGCCAATACTCTTTGGAACATCTCAAAGTATCATTCAGTGAGCTGATTGAATCATTcttagaaaataaagaaaacagcaTTGCTGAGAAGTGCAATTTACAAGACGTATCTGTAGAAATATTACAACTGCTTCTTGTTTGTATAAACGAAGTTGTAAGCAAAGaacttaaaagtaaatttttggatTTACTACGCAAACAATTTCCCCTTGAACGAGTTCCTCTCATACTATCGCCACATTTATATCGTAAAAGACTTAATTGTTGTGATTCTCCAGCGTTATTGCCACCAGAAGACACTGAATTGATTTACAACAAACAATACGCTGATGGCGGTACCGTTAGTCAACATTTGACGGAAATTGGTATTGAAGATATTTATGACAACTTATGCAAGACAATATTTACTACACAG ttgaataataatattatggACACATCCTGGATTAATTTAATCCTAGAGATTGGTTACGAATTCACCTCAAGCGTTGAAGAATGTAAGAATCATCTACGTTGTGGTTCGCGCGAACTTCAATCACAGGATGTGGCCAAGATCATTGGTCTCATGTGCCGCAGGCACTCCTCATTACTCGATTGCAATGTGAACTTAGGAACTCCGGCCAATTTTTGGCCGGGTCAGCCGGGAACTGGCCCcaacgcacaacaacaaaatgtggcCAATAATAATGACGGCAGTAACGTTACGAGCAGTGGcgttgataaaacaaccaactTAAATGACAAAAAAGACAAAGTCGGTGGCAACCCAGTGGGTACCATCAGCACAGAAACCACGCAAGCATGGAAACCGGACGTGTTTGTGCAGGCACTGAAGGAAGTAGTGCCACAGCTGAATTGGAAAGAGGTTTGCTTAG aacTTGATCATCCGGAATTCATTTTGAAGGACAGAATCGGACTTGATCTGCTGCTGACCATTTTCCGTTTGGGTACACAATCTGCTCTATTCCCACATCCAGAATGTATATATCGTCATTGGCAAAACGTAAACGGTCAGCTATCGCTGATAgcggttatgttaaaaaatccCGATCTGTTTACATTCTCCGATTACATCTTCACCGCCGCACCAGTAGAGATGCTAAAAACGCCACCAGATACCGATAACAAAGAAGTGTGCGCTTGGAAATCTCTACACTTAGTGGAAGTTTTGCTGTATATTGCAGACCAAGGATTCTACCATCAAGTTATTGAATTGTTCAAATTCCCAGCACAACATTGCCCCGATATATTGTTTTTGTCACTTTTACACATAAATCCACCAATTACTGCATTACGTCAAGAACTTTTTAGTCAACTCATACCGACTTTTCTAGCAAATCATCCAAATTCAGGCGTAATACTTATGACTGCTTGGAGTTCACAAAATTTTGGTGGAATTTTACGTCCCATTATTATGCAGTCCATGTCGGATTGGTATCAGCGCGGCACCGAATATGATCAGGTTAAGCTTTCGCGTATACTTGATGTAGCACAGGATTTAAAAGCACTATCGACACTGCTTAATGAACGTTCATTTCTATTTGTGATCGATTTGGCATGCCTAGCATCGCGACGCGAATACCTTAAACTGGAAAAATGGCTAAGTGATAAGATACGTGAACATGGTGAGCCCTTCATTCAAGCTATTTTGAAATGCCTACAACGTCGTTGCCCACAAATAACAAACGCTAAAATACCGGAAAGCCAATTGCCATCCAAACAGGCTCAGCTACCACCTGAAACAGTGACAACAATGTTGCAATGCCTACAAGGTTGCATTGGCAATGTACCACCAGAAATAGTTGATCTTATTATGCAAATGACAGCGAACTGTTCGATCATGGCGAACAAGGCAAGAGCCGCCGTGCCACCATTAGTGCCACAACTACAAGGTGTTATGCGTGGGCATCGTGGCATGGATATGGCCGGTGTACCGGGCGTACCGCCACCACCTTTCTCCGCCAATTTGAATGCACAACAAATGTTTGGACCCACAATGGATACGCTATCGAATTTAACCACAAATATAGCCAGCTTAAATCTCGGTGGACCTAATGGCGCCTTCAATTTTGGAAACGTCTTAG CTTCTCCGTCGCGTCTTATGAATCCAGCTGCCAGTCCATATCCGCTAAATGCTATGCAAATTCCACCACCGAATATTGGAAATTTAGGTAGAATGCCGCAAGCAGCGCAACAGCCGACACCAACGCCACCTAACCCCATAAATCCGGGTATGGCTGATCTGCAAGGACCCGTCTCCAAGGAAGTTGAAGATGAGGCTAATTCATATTTTCAACGCATCTATAATCATCCACCACATCCCACACTGTCTATTGATGAAGTACTTGATATATTGCAAAGATTCAAGGATTCGAATATACGTCGTGAACAGGAAGTTTATCAATGTATGTTGCGTAATCTATTCGAAGAGTATCGCTTTTTCCCACACTATCCAGAGAAGGAGTTACAAATCACAGCACAATTATTTGGTGGCATAATAGAGCGTAATTTAGTGCCCTCATGTGTGGCATTAGGTTTGGCCTTGCGCTGTGTTTTGGATGCATTGCGCAAACAGGACtcgaaaatgtataattttggCATAACGGCATTGGATCGTTTCAAAAATCGACTACATTCATACAACAAATACTGTGAATACATACGTTCCATTGCGCATTTTAATGACTTTCCACCGCATTTGATTCAATATGTAGAATGTGGCTATTTGCAACAGGAACCACCACCTGCCAAGATACAAATGCTTATGGCTGGTAGTGGACAACAGCCGCAACCCGATTCAATTTATCGCAGCAATTCTGTGACAG GAAATATTgtaacaacaccaacacaacaaAAGCCTATGGTTGTTGCTCAGTCCATACATGCATCACGTATGAAATCAATTGCTACCGCTACTAATATCGATACACTATTGGTTGCCAATCAAGAGGAGAAGATCACTATACCGCCCGAACCAGTACAGGATAAAACCGCATTCATATTTAACAATTTAAGTCAACTGAATATACCGCAGAAATGCGAAGAGATTAAGGAAATCATGACGAAGGAATATTGGCCGTGGCTAGCACAGTATCTGGTGCTGAAGCGCGCTTCATTGGAATTCAACTTTCATTCgttatatttcaatttcttgGAGGCACTGAAGAATCCCGAAATCAATAAATATGTAACCAAGGAGACACTCCGGAATATAAAAGTTTTACTCCGTTCCGATAAGGGTGTGGTGAATTTCTCTGACCGCAGTTTGTTAAAGAATCTGGGTCATTGGTTGGGCATGATGACGTTGGGACGCAATAAGCCTATTTTACAAATTGAATTGGACTTGAAAACCCTATTGGCCGAGGCATATCATAAAGGACAACAGGAATTGCTGTTTGTTGTGCCATTTGTAGCTAAAATATTGGAATCTTCAGGTAAATCGAAGGTCTTCAAAACACCCAATCCATGGACAATGGCTATTATGAATGTACTTGGAGAATTGCATCAGGAGCCTGAATTGAAacttaatttgaaatttgaaattgaagtGCTTTGCAAGACATTAAATCTGGATTTGCAGAAATTAAAGCCGATCGTCTATTTGAAGGACCCCTCACGTTCGATGAATATTGAACATCAAATGGCCCAGCCTAAACCCAAAAATGTTGAGGCACCGcctcagcagcaacagcaacaacaacaaccgtcaCAAGGTCAAACTCCAGGTCCCGGACAAATGGGTCCAAACGATTCAGACGCACAAGCCTTACTCATGGGTGGCGGTGGTAGTGGTGGCGTTAGCGGCGCAAACATAACAGGCGGTGTAGTGCCTTCACCCAGCATTAGCAACGAATCAGCCGGACAGGTTATAATGCAAGCGCCCGAACCGCGTTTCTCTTTCGTCGATATAAATATAGCCAATTTCCATCTGATCGCTCAGCATGTGGTACTATCGCCGAACATAACATTTTTGCATGCCAATCCAGGTCTCAAGCATATTGTACTCAATGCAATTGAACGCACAATTACCGAATGGCTGCAACCGGTCGTAGATCGCAGTGTGCGTATTGCAGTGACCACAACAGAGCAAATTGTGCGCAAAGATTTCGGACTCGATCCAGATGAGAATCGCATGCGCACAGCTGCACATCAAATGGTGCGTTATTTATCGGCTGGCATGGCGATGATTACCTGTAAAGACTCCTTGTCGCAAACATTGACAAATAACATACGCAAAGCGTTCTTATCTGCGCTGACTGGCGGACCAAGTTATCAGGACATCGAAGCGGCGGCAATACAGCTTAGCAATGACAACGTCGAGCTCGCTTGCGCTTTTATACAAAAGACAGCGGCTGAGAAATCAACACCCGAAGTAGATCGTCGCATGTCCACCGACTTTGATACACGTAAAATGACTAGAGATGAGGGCGG TCGCTTTTATGACACACAAACATTGGCCTATCAAACCGAGCGCATGCCGGAGCAAGTACGTTTGAAAGTCGGCGGCATACCACATACACAATTCGCTGTGTACGCCGAGTTTGCACGCAATATTCCCGGCTTCCAACAGATGACCGAACGCGATATCGCTCTATTCTTGCCCAAACCACAAGAGTTGCCCCCGGCTACCTTCGGCAATGACGAAATGGGCCTCCTGTATGCCGAATTAGCTGCCAAAATGGATGCATTCCTCAACAGCACCATGAATATATCCACACTGCAGTTGCAGGCCAGCAAAATACATGCGCTTCTGAATGCGCTAATGGTAACTAGGCGTATACGTGATAATGAATCGGCTTTAAATCTACTGACACGCGTCGTTGAGGGTCTCATTGAAGGATTGGTGAACATACCCGAACACATCGAGCAAATGAAATTGTACCGTGATATACATTTACGTATACTCAATATGTTACAGAATACTTTTGGTGCTGGTGTAACAGAACGAGCAATCACCAAATGCATTTTCGATGTACGCGAAGAGGTGCGCTACAATGTTGAAGCTATCAAATGGCTTATAACCTCACATTTCATAAATGTGCCGCAATTCGATTTGTTGTTGCGCGAAGCTATGGATAATGGCAATAATTACATGGCTGTCACGTTTGCCATGACATTAATGGAGCGGCTGCTTGATGGACGCACCAGCGCCACTTTGGAAACAGAAATGACTGGCACATTCGAGATGTTGGGTCGCTTGCCACAGAATCGGCATCGCTATCCTGACGCCACGACTCATCAGATTGATATGATGGATGCGGGACCATTTGGCGGAACTGATCACTATTTGGCCGGTTCCAGACAATACATGACCTCGGGCATGCAGCATGTACGG TCCAATGATTGCGATGATCCACCTGGTTTGCAAGAGAAGACCGAATTCCTGCTCAAAGACTGGGTCTCCATCTACAACCAATCGAACAATTTGTCGCGTGAGGCCAAGATCTTCACATCATTTGTACAGAAGATGAATATGTATGGCATTCTGAAGACCGATGACTTGATAACACGCTTTTTCCGTCAGGCCACACAAATCTGCATTGATTTGGTGTATCGCATACTGAACGACCCAAGCAATTCACCATTGCAAGCGCGTACCAAAATCTTCCATTGGATCGACGCATTTGTGCATTTAATTGCTCTGCTGGTACGCCACTCCGGCGAATCGGGCAATACCACGACAAAAATGAACCTGCTAAACAAGGTGCTCGGCATTGTTCTCGGCATATTGCGGCAGGACCAAGAATTGCATGGCACCGCATTCCAACAGCTCGGCTATCATCGCTTCTTTGTGATGCTATTCCTAGAGCTGAGCTCACCCGACGCAGTACTAGAGAGTCTGATGCACAGCATTATAACTGCCTTCTCGCACACGTATCATCTTCTCAATCCAGAACATGCACCCGGTTTCGGCTACGCCTGGTTGGAGTTGATCTCACATCGCATTTTTATCGGACGTATACTAGCACAGATACCGCAACAGAAGGGCTGGCCACTGTACTCACAGCTGCTGCTCGATTTGTTCCGCTATCTGGCGCCATTCTTGCGGAATGCCGAGCTAGCGAAGCCCGTACAAACATTGTACAAGGGAACGCTGCGCGTTCTGCTCGTGTTATTGCACGATTTCCCTGAATTTTTATGTGACTatcattttggtttttgtgaTGCAATACCGCCAAATTGCATACAAATGCGCAACATAATATTGGCTGCTTTTCCACGCAACATGCGTTTACCCGATCCGTTTACGCCTAATTTGAAAGTGGATATGTTGGCGGAGACTGCAACAGCACCGAAAATTTGCTCAAATTACGTATTCAATATACAGCCAGCAAATTTCAAGAAAGATCTCGACTCCTACCTGAAGGCACGCGCTCCGGTAACTTTCCTCTCGGAGCTGCGCTCACACTTGCAGATCTCAAATGAGCCCGGCTCACGTTACAACATTCCGCTCATGAATGCGCTCGTACTGTATGTGGGTACGCAAGCTATTTCGCACATAAG AAGTAAAAATTTCGTGCCCAATACATCGAACATCGCACACAGCGCACACATGGATATATTCCAGAATTTGGCTGTCGACTTGGATACCGAAGGACGCTATCTCTTCCTGAACGCCATTGCCAATCAATTGCGTTATCCGAATAGCCACACGCACTACTTCAGCTGCGCAGTGCTACATTTGTTCGCCGAGGCCAACTCTGAGGCCATACAAGAGCAGATTACACGTGTGCTACTTGAACGTCTCATTGTGAATCGGCCACATCCATGGGGTTTGTTGATTACCTTCATCGAGCTGATCAAGAATCCCATCTACAAGTTCTGGGATCATGACTTTGTGCACTGTGCACCAGAGATTTCAAG ATTATTCGAGTCGGTGGCACGTTCGTGTATGGTCAAGTCGAATCATCAGCCGCAAATCAACAATATGGATGGTGACATTCAGGAAATCAATTAA